From one Flavobacterium kingsejongi genomic stretch:
- the gltX gene encoding glutamate--tRNA ligase, whose product MSKQVRVRFAPSPTGPLHIGGVRTALFNYLFAKKHGGVFYLRIEDTDQNRFVPGAENYILESLEWLGIAPDETIGKNEKFGPYRQSERKELYKQYADQLIATGWAYYAFDTAADLDQLRKNEEEQGKTFIYNHHNREKLDTSLSISQEETAKRIAAGEEFVIRFKTPVDEILHLKDIIRGDVKFDTNLLDDKVLFKSDGMPTYHLANIVDDHLMETSHVIRGEEWLPSMPLHVLLYRAFEWEAPEFAHLPLILKPVGNGKLSKRDGDKLGFPVFPLEWKDPNSGEVASGYREKGFLPEAVINFLALLGWSSGNDQELFTLDELVHFFDLDRVHKAGAKFDPEKNKWFNHQYFQREDNALLAKNLNHILLQKGINRPIEVITEIVGLVKERATFVQELWELSDFFFVAPTSYDEKAIKNWKPETAELMQRLIGVLENTLDFTAVPLETTIKAWMSENEIGMGKIMQPLRLSLVGSLKGPHLFDIMAVIGKEETIQRIESAIAAL is encoded by the coding sequence ATGTCGAAGCAAGTTCGCGTGCGTTTTGCACCCAGCCCTACAGGTCCTTTACATATTGGTGGCGTAAGGACCGCATTATTCAACTATCTGTTTGCCAAAAAACATGGTGGTGTATTCTATCTGAGAATTGAAGACACCGATCAAAATCGTTTTGTTCCGGGTGCGGAAAACTATATCCTGGAATCCCTGGAATGGTTAGGCATTGCTCCGGATGAAACAATTGGTAAAAACGAAAAATTTGGCCCTTACCGCCAGAGTGAACGAAAAGAGCTTTACAAACAATATGCCGATCAACTGATTGCAACCGGCTGGGCTTATTATGCTTTTGACACAGCAGCTGATTTGGATCAGTTGCGAAAAAATGAAGAAGAACAAGGAAAAACTTTTATCTATAACCATCATAACAGAGAAAAGCTGGATACTTCGCTTTCAATAAGTCAGGAAGAAACGGCTAAAAGAATCGCTGCAGGCGAAGAATTTGTAATTCGTTTTAAAACACCAGTAGACGAAATCCTGCACCTTAAAGACATTATCCGTGGTGATGTAAAGTTCGATACCAATTTGCTGGACGATAAAGTACTTTTTAAAAGCGATGGCATGCCGACGTATCATTTGGCAAATATCGTGGATGACCACCTGATGGAAACCTCACATGTTATCCGTGGTGAAGAATGGCTTCCTTCTATGCCCCTACATGTTTTACTGTACCGTGCCTTTGAATGGGAAGCTCCGGAATTTGCCCACCTGCCACTGATTTTAAAACCGGTTGGAAATGGAAAACTTTCCAAAAGGGATGGCGACAAGCTTGGTTTCCCCGTATTCCCATTGGAATGGAAAGATCCGAACAGCGGAGAAGTTGCCTCAGGCTATCGTGAAAAAGGATTTCTTCCAGAAGCGGTTATTAACTTTTTGGCTTTATTGGGTTGGAGTTCCGGTAATGACCAGGAATTATTTACTCTCGATGAACTTGTTCACTTTTTTGACCTGGATCGCGTTCATAAAGCCGGGGCAAAATTTGACCCTGAAAAAAACAAATGGTTCAACCACCAGTATTTCCAACGCGAAGACAATGCCCTTTTAGCGAAAAACCTGAATCATATACTATTGCAAAAAGGAATAAACAGGCCTATTGAAGTTATTACTGAGATTGTTGGCCTTGTAAAGGAACGTGCCACATTTGTACAGGAATTATGGGAACTATCTGATTTTTTCTTTGTAGCACCTACAAGTTATGATGAAAAAGCGATCAAAAACTGGAAACCAGAAACTGCTGAATTAATGCAGCGCCTGATTGGAGTCCTCGAAAATACACTTGACTTTACAGCTGTTCCTTTAGAAACAACAATTAAAGCCTGGATGAGCGAAAATGAGATTGGAATGGGCAAGATCATGCAGCCGTTGCGTTTGAGCCTCGTAGGCTCTTTAAAAGGCCCTCATTTGTTTGATATCATG